The following proteins are co-located in the Amphiprion ocellaris isolate individual 3 ecotype Okinawa chromosome 7, ASM2253959v1, whole genome shotgun sequence genome:
- the trappc6bl gene encoding trafficking protein particle complex subunit 6B, like produces the protein MADEALFEFLHMEIVSHIYKEQQSGKAEMDNKDRAVCVSVLEGMGFRVGQGLIERLTRDSPSFKDELDIMKFICKDFWTKVFRRQVDNLRTNHQGTYVLQDNKFAMLTQLSSGKQYLDQAPKYLAFSCGVVRGALSNLGMESVVTAEVSVMPSCKFQVVIQKL, from the exons ATGGCTGACGAGGCTCTGTTTGAATTTCTCCATATGGAGATCGTGTCTCATATTTACAAGGAGCAGCAGTCTGGTAAAGCAGAGATGGACAACAAG GacagagctgtgtgtgtttctgtcctgGAAGGGATGGGCTTCAGGGTGGGACAAGGACTCATTGAGAG GTTGACCAGAGACTCCCCCAGCTTTAAGGATGAGTTGGATATAATGAAGTTTATCTGTAAAGACTTCTGGACAAAGGTGTTCAGGAGGCAGGTGGACAATCTCAGAACAAACCATCAG GGTACATATGTTCTTCAAGATAACAAATTTGCTATGCTGACTCAGCTTTCCAGTGGAAAACAGTACCTGGATCAGGCTCCTAAG TACCTTGCTTTTTCGTGTGGTGTGGTGAGAGGAGCTCTATCTAACCTAGGTATGGAGAGCGTGGTGACAGCTGAGGTCTCCGTCATGCCATCCT GTAAGTTTCAGGTGGTCATCCAGAAGTTGTGA